One part of the Corynebacterium sp. CNCTC7651 genome encodes these proteins:
- the tal gene encoding transaldolase, with protein sequence MTAIDDLLAAGTSTWLDDLSRDRITSGNLDEIKASKSIVGVTTNPAIFAKAMSTGDAYSAQLAELREASSLADAAVYAMSVKDVQDACDLFADVYQASGGKDGRVSIEVDPRYAADEEKTVAQAAELWKLVDRENVMIKIPATDESLPAITASLAAGISVNVTLIFSVDRYKQVVQAYKEGIRAAASNGHDVSKIHSVASFFVSRMDTEVDNRLETIGSDEALALRGKAGIANARLAYQVFLDEFADMSDLPAGANKQRPLWASTGVKNPDYPADMYVVELAGPDTVNTMPEGTIDAAIEGNGVKGDTLTGTAEASQAIFDQLEAVGIDLGDVVAVLEREGVDKFVDAWQELLDSMEANLK encoded by the coding sequence ATGACCGCAATTGATGACCTGCTTGCAGCAGGCACCTCCACCTGGCTCGACGACCTGTCCCGCGACCGCATCACCTCCGGCAACTTGGACGAGATCAAGGCGTCCAAGTCCATTGTCGGCGTGACCACCAACCCGGCAATCTTTGCCAAGGCAATGTCCACCGGGGACGCGTACAGCGCACAGCTCGCGGAACTGCGGGAGGCCAGCTCCCTCGCGGACGCCGCCGTCTACGCCATGAGCGTGAAGGACGTGCAGGATGCCTGCGACCTCTTCGCGGATGTGTACCAGGCATCCGGCGGCAAGGACGGCCGCGTGTCAATCGAGGTGGACCCGCGCTACGCCGCCGACGAGGAGAAGACCGTCGCCCAGGCCGCCGAGCTTTGGAAGCTGGTGGATCGCGAGAACGTGATGATCAAGATCCCGGCGACGGACGAGTCTCTGCCGGCAATCACTGCGTCCCTCGCAGCTGGTATTTCCGTCAACGTCACGCTCATCTTTTCCGTGGACCGATACAAGCAGGTTGTGCAGGCCTACAAGGAAGGCATCCGCGCCGCCGCATCCAACGGGCACGACGTGTCCAAGATCCACTCCGTCGCGTCCTTCTTCGTCTCCCGCATGGACACCGAGGTGGACAACCGCCTCGAGACCATCGGTTCGGATGAGGCGCTGGCGCTGCGCGGTAAGGCCGGCATCGCCAACGCCCGCTTGGCCTACCAGGTGTTCCTGGACGAGTTCGCTGACATGTCTGACCTGCCGGCTGGGGCCAACAAGCAGCGCCCGCTGTGGGCGTCCACCGGCGTGAAGAACCCGGACTACCCGGCGGACATGTACGTGGTGGAGCTGGCAGGACCGGACACCGTGAACACGATGCCGGAAGGCACCATCGACGCGGCGATCGAGGGCAACGGGGTCAAAGGCGACACCCTGACCGGAACCGCCGAGGCATCCCAGGCAATCTTCGATCAGCTGGAGGCAGTCGGCATCGACCTCGGCGACGTGGTCGCAGTGCTGGAGCGCGAGGGCGTGGACAAGTTCGTCGATGCCTGGCAGGAACTGCTGGATTCCATGGAGGCTAACCTCAAGTGA
- the zwf gene encoding glucose-6-phosphate dehydrogenase: protein MTRPHPAPPANPLRALDDTRLPRIAGPSGMVIFGVTGDLARKKLLPAVYDLASRGLLPAGFTLVGFGRRDWSKEDFEAYVKQAVTASSRCEFNENVWTRLAEGMHFVTGAFDDDAAFDRLAALLAEMDATRGTGGNWAFYLSVPPEHFAGVINQLDRCGMAAQHGEDGSSRWRRVIIEKPFGHDQASARELNAVVNTVFPENAVFRIDHYLGKETVQNIMALRFSNQMFEPVWNSHYIDHVQITMAEDIGLGGRAGYYDGIGAARDVIQNHLIQLLALVAMEEPTSFSPRRLKAEKLKVLRATTPVGPFEETTARGQYTAGWQGSEHVVGLREEEGFDPNSTTETYAACTLQINSRRWAGVPFYLRTGKRLGRRVTEIALVFKRPPYQPFTEGQTDLLTNNAVVIRVQPDEGVLMRFGSKVPGSAFEVRDVNMDFSYSEAFTEQSPEAYERLILDALLDESSLFPTNDEVERSWEILDPILEFWAAGGRPDEYQAGTWGPESADRMLRKDGREWRRP from the coding sequence GTGACGCGGCCACACCCGGCGCCACCCGCAAACCCGCTCCGCGCGCTCGATGACACCCGCCTGCCCCGCATCGCCGGCCCGTCCGGCATGGTCATCTTCGGCGTGACCGGAGATTTGGCGCGCAAGAAGCTGCTACCCGCGGTCTACGACCTTGCAAGCCGCGGACTGCTGCCCGCCGGGTTCACACTGGTCGGGTTTGGGCGCCGGGACTGGTCCAAGGAGGATTTCGAGGCCTACGTCAAGCAGGCCGTGACCGCTTCCTCGCGGTGCGAGTTCAACGAGAACGTGTGGACCCGCCTGGCGGAGGGCATGCACTTTGTCACCGGCGCGTTCGATGACGATGCTGCCTTTGATCGCCTCGCCGCCCTCCTCGCCGAGATGGATGCCACCCGCGGCACCGGCGGGAACTGGGCGTTCTACCTCTCTGTCCCGCCGGAGCACTTTGCGGGCGTGATCAACCAGCTCGACCGCTGCGGCATGGCTGCGCAGCACGGGGAGGATGGTTCTTCCCGCTGGCGACGGGTGATTATTGAGAAGCCGTTTGGCCACGATCAAGCGTCGGCACGCGAGCTCAACGCCGTCGTGAACACTGTCTTCCCCGAGAACGCGGTGTTCCGCATCGACCACTACCTGGGCAAAGAGACCGTGCAGAACATCATGGCGCTGCGGTTTTCCAACCAGATGTTTGAGCCGGTGTGGAACTCCCACTACATCGACCACGTCCAGATCACGATGGCGGAGGACATTGGGCTCGGGGGCCGTGCCGGCTACTACGACGGCATCGGCGCCGCCCGCGACGTGATTCAGAACCACCTGATTCAGTTGCTCGCGCTTGTGGCGATGGAGGAGCCGACGTCCTTTAGCCCGCGCCGCCTCAAGGCGGAGAAGCTGAAGGTGCTGCGGGCGACGACCCCGGTCGGCCCGTTCGAGGAGACCACCGCGCGCGGCCAGTACACCGCGGGTTGGCAGGGCTCGGAGCACGTGGTGGGCCTGCGCGAGGAGGAGGGGTTCGACCCGAATTCCACCACGGAGACGTACGCCGCCTGCACGCTGCAGATCAACTCCCGCCGCTGGGCCGGCGTGCCGTTCTATCTGCGGACCGGCAAGCGCCTTGGCCGCCGCGTCACCGAGATTGCGCTGGTGTTCAAGCGCCCGCCGTACCAGCCCTTCACCGAGGGCCAGACCGACCTGCTGACCAACAACGCCGTGGTCATCCGCGTGCAGCCGGACGAGGGCGTGCTCATGCGCTTCGGTTCCAAGGTGCCGGGCTCCGCGTTCGAAGTCCGCGACGTGAACATGGATTTCTCCTACTCTGAGGCATTCACGGAGCAGTCGCCCGAGGCATATGAGCGCCTGATCCTGGATGCGCTGTTGGATGAGTCCTCCCTCTTCCCCACTAATGACGAGGTGGAACGAAGCTGGGAGATCCTCGACCCGATCTTGGAGTTCTGGGCGGCAGGCGGGCGCCCGGACGAGTACCAAGCCGGTACGTGGGGCCCGGAGTCCGCTGACCGCATGCTGCGCAAAGACGGCCGCGAATGGAGGCGCCCGTAA